In Aquimarina spinulae, a single window of DNA contains:
- a CDS encoding DUF4254 domain-containing protein, translated as MFTDKANSIFKEVIEKYHVIDSVDQEFSNPYDSKSQAIEHLLYRKCWIDTVQWHYEDIIRDPEIDPIAALKLKRQIDSSNQDRTDMVEYIDSYFLELFKEITPKTNATINTESPAWGVDRLSILALKVYHMHVETIREGATDTHKAACQNKLNVLLEQQVDLSTAIDTLLNDIENGDKYMKVYKQMKMYNDDELNPVLRGGK; from the coding sequence ATGTTTACCGATAAAGCAAATTCCATTTTTAAAGAAGTTATAGAAAAATACCATGTGATCGATAGTGTTGATCAAGAGTTTTCAAATCCATATGATAGTAAATCACAGGCAATAGAGCATTTGCTATATCGAAAATGTTGGATTGATACCGTACAATGGCACTATGAAGATATCATACGAGATCCCGAAATTGATCCAATTGCTGCCTTAAAGCTAAAACGACAGATTGATTCCTCTAATCAGGATCGAACAGATATGGTAGAATATATTGATAGTTATTTTTTAGAATTGTTCAAAGAGATAACACCAAAGACAAATGCTACCATTAATACAGAAAGTCCTGCATGGGGAGTAGATAGACTGTCTATTTTGGCATTAAAAGTATATCATATGCATGTAGAAACGATTCGAGAAGGGGCCACAGATACTCATAAAGCAGCATGCCAAAACAAATTGAATGTCTTACTAGAGCAACAAGTAGACTTGTCTACCGCTATTGATACATTGTTGAATGATATCGAAAATGGGGATAAATACATGAAAGTATATAAGCAAATGAAAATGTACAATGATGATGAATTAAACCCGGTATTACGTGGGGGGAAGTAA
- a CDS encoding glycosyltransferase family 9 protein → MGGSNLKKSKESETNVLVIRLSAMGDIAMTVPVLRVFRATYPDVKLTVLTRKFFEPIFSDIENLEVYHADVNNKHKGFMGLTRLSNELRKQNIDAVADMHNVLRSNVLKTLFSLRGIKTVQVDKGRTEKKALTRSKNKVFKQLKTTHQRYADVFSALGYPIDLTTHKFPKKQPLTPEILSITQNSTKKWLGIAPFAQYESKTYPLALMIEVIETLNKEDGYEIFLFGGGKRELDILNNIESKYKNITNIVGKLSFEDELKLIGNLDAMVSMDSGNAHLAAMYGVPTITLWGVTHPFTGFMPFEQPMERAVLPNLAKYDQIPTSIYGNKVPPGYEKVMHTIKPETVVERINKL, encoded by the coding sequence GTGGGGGGAAGTAATCTAAAGAAATCTAAAGAGTCTGAAACGAACGTTCTGGTGATTCGTCTCTCTGCTATGGGTGATATAGCAATGACGGTTCCTGTTTTAAGAGTTTTTAGAGCTACCTATCCCGATGTAAAACTAACAGTACTTACCCGAAAATTCTTTGAACCCATATTTTCTGATATTGAAAATTTAGAGGTATATCATGCAGATGTAAATAATAAACATAAAGGCTTTATGGGTCTTACGCGATTATCCAATGAATTGCGTAAACAAAATATAGATGCTGTTGCCGATATGCATAATGTATTACGCTCTAATGTGCTTAAAACCCTATTCTCATTACGAGGGATAAAAACGGTTCAGGTAGATAAAGGTCGTACAGAGAAAAAAGCATTGACTCGATCAAAAAATAAGGTATTTAAACAATTAAAAACAACACACCAGCGATATGCTGATGTTTTTTCTGCATTAGGATATCCTATTGATCTTACAACTCATAAGTTCCCAAAAAAACAACCGTTAACACCTGAAATTCTTTCCATAACTCAAAATTCGACCAAAAAATGGTTAGGGATTGCACCATTTGCACAATATGAAAGTAAAACCTACCCACTAGCATTAATGATTGAGGTAATCGAGACCTTGAACAAAGAAGATGGGTATGAAATTTTCCTCTTCGGAGGAGGCAAACGAGAACTGGATATCCTAAATAATATAGAAAGTAAGTATAAGAATATAACAAATATCGTAGGGAAACTATCTTTTGAAGATGAGCTAAAACTTATAGGTAATTTAGATGCTATGGTATCAATGGATAGTGGTAATGCACATTTAGCAGCAATGTACGGAGTGCCAACAATTACACTATGGGGAGTAACGCATCCGTTTACCGGTTTTATGCCTTTTGAGCAACCTATGGAACGTGCTGTTTTACCAAATTTGGCAAAATATGACCAGATTCCAACTTCAATTTATGGTAATAAAGTACCTCCCGGTTATGAAAAAGTGATGCATACCATAAAACCAGAAACTGTCGTAGAAAGGATTAATAAATTATAA
- a CDS encoding ferredoxin--NADP reductase, giving the protein MSDFHKLPIQHITRETPLAVSITFEVPTTLQSAYSFIPGQYITIKTEVEGKEVRRAYSICSSPKSNILKVTVKEIPGGTFSVIANNKLKEGDVLEVHTPEGNFSITPNTQANNSYAAFAAGSGITPVMSMIKAVLEEEPNSRFVLVYGNKTPEETIFHKELLELQAKYSDRLFIEFIYSRSQEDNAHFGRIEKSTVNYVVKNKFKDISFTSFYLCGPEEMINTVTSILQDNGITKDNIHFELFTSSASATEIDTNLEGKSNIKVLVDDEEFNFVMDQKKTILDAALDQDIDAPYSCQGGVCSSCICKITEGNAVMEKNSILTDGEIEEGLVLACQAHPTSASITVDFDDV; this is encoded by the coding sequence ATGTCAGATTTTCATAAATTACCCATACAACATATTACTCGAGAAACTCCCTTGGCAGTTTCTATAACATTCGAAGTACCAACAACATTACAGAGTGCCTATTCTTTTATTCCAGGTCAATATATTACTATCAAAACCGAAGTAGAAGGAAAAGAAGTGCGTAGAGCATATTCTATTTGTAGTTCTCCAAAAAGTAATATTCTTAAAGTGACTGTTAAAGAAATACCCGGAGGTACATTTTCGGTTATTGCGAATAACAAATTAAAAGAGGGCGATGTGCTCGAAGTTCATACTCCCGAAGGCAATTTCTCAATTACTCCTAATACCCAGGCAAATAATTCTTATGCTGCTTTTGCAGCAGGTAGTGGTATTACTCCCGTAATGAGTATGATCAAAGCAGTTCTTGAAGAAGAGCCCAATAGTCGTTTTGTTTTGGTATACGGAAATAAGACTCCAGAAGAGACTATTTTTCATAAAGAATTATTAGAATTACAAGCAAAATATTCTGATCGTCTATTTATAGAATTTATTTATAGTAGAAGTCAGGAAGATAACGCACACTTCGGAAGAATAGAAAAGTCGACTGTAAATTATGTAGTAAAAAATAAATTTAAAGATATTTCTTTTACTTCATTTTATCTATGTGGTCCCGAAGAAATGATCAATACGGTAACTTCAATTTTACAAGACAACGGCATTACTAAAGACAACATCCATTTTGAACTCTTTACCAGTAGTGCTTCTGCAACAGAAATAGATACTAATCTTGAAGGAAAATCTAATATTAAAGTATTGGTAGATGATGAAGAGTTTAATTTTGTTATGGATCAGAAAAAAACAATTCTTGATGCAGCATTAGACCAGGATATCGATGCTCCTTATTCCTGCCAGGGAGGAGTGTGTAGTTCTTGTATTTGCAAAATCACTGAAGGTAATGCAGTAATGGAAAAGAATAGCATTCTTACCGATGGAGAAATAGAAGAAGGGCTCGTTCTGGCTTGCCAGGCACACCCAACCTCTGCTTCGATTACTGTTGATTTTGATGATGTTTGA
- a CDS encoding DUF5687 family protein yields the protein MFTRFINLQWKSFWRSASLTSGLFMKFFMGFWALWVIVMMASGGIYAFFLIKEELNLDPLETINRFLIYWLVFDLLFRYALQKMPVINIKPLLILPFKKRKIVSFAFGKTVFSFFNIIHAFFFIPFSIVLIGNEYPVSDVLLWNIGLTALIYSNNFLNIILNKKDNLIFIIGGVLAILGGLHYFEYFDITTYTAPFFKGLYEIPFLVLIPIAILLFLITISFRSFVTDLYLDAGLATKTKNVKTENLEWLDRFGKTATFLKNDIKLIKRNKRARSTVLVSILFLFYGLLFFTGAVKTYDGPVWRIFAAIFVTGGFLLSFGQFVPSWDSSYYPLMMSQNIRYKEYLSSKWWLMVIATLISTVLASGYLYYGWEVYLAIIVGAIYNIGVNSHVVLWAGAYVKTPIDLTSNKNAFGDKQAFNAKTLLLSLPKMVLPMILYAIGHYAYSPYAGYALVTVAGIAGFAFKDAVFNKIESIYRTEKYKTIWAYKQKK from the coding sequence ATGTTTACTCGCTTCATCAATTTACAATGGAAATCTTTTTGGCGATCAGCTTCTTTAACCTCTGGATTATTTATGAAGTTCTTTATGGGATTTTGGGCACTTTGGGTTATTGTAATGATGGCTTCGGGAGGAATTTATGCCTTTTTTTTAATTAAAGAAGAGTTAAATCTCGACCCTCTAGAAACCATAAACAGGTTTTTGATATATTGGCTAGTCTTTGATTTGCTGTTTCGATATGCATTGCAAAAAATGCCGGTTATTAATATTAAACCATTACTAATTCTCCCTTTCAAAAAAAGAAAAATAGTTTCTTTTGCTTTTGGGAAAACAGTATTTTCATTTTTTAATATTATTCATGCTTTCTTTTTTATTCCATTTTCTATTGTATTAATTGGAAATGAATATCCAGTATCTGACGTGTTATTATGGAATATTGGATTGACTGCATTAATTTACAGTAACAATTTCCTAAATATCATTTTAAACAAAAAAGACAATCTTATATTTATCATAGGAGGTGTTTTGGCAATTCTAGGAGGATTACATTATTTTGAATATTTTGATATTACGACATATACAGCTCCATTTTTTAAAGGATTATATGAGATTCCTTTTTTGGTATTGATTCCTATAGCGATCTTGTTGTTTTTAATAACGATATCGTTTCGATCCTTTGTAACCGACCTGTATCTGGATGCTGGATTAGCTACTAAAACCAAAAATGTAAAAACAGAAAACCTCGAGTGGTTAGATCGATTTGGTAAGACCGCAACCTTTCTTAAGAATGATATAAAACTCATAAAAAGAAATAAGCGAGCCAGGTCCACAGTTTTGGTGAGTATTCTATTCTTATTTTACGGATTGTTGTTTTTCACAGGAGCTGTAAAGACATATGACGGACCCGTTTGGAGAATTTTTGCTGCCATTTTTGTTACTGGTGGATTTCTATTAAGCTTTGGACAGTTCGTACCGAGTTGGGATAGTTCGTATTACCCATTAATGATGAGTCAAAATATTCGCTATAAAGAGTATTTATCTTCTAAATGGTGGTTGATGGTAATTGCAACATTAATCTCTACAGTATTAGCATCTGGATATTTGTATTATGGATGGGAAGTATATCTCGCTATAATAGTTGGAGCAATCTATAATATAGGAGTGAATTCTCATGTAGTATTATGGGCAGGAGCTTATGTAAAAACACCTATTGATTTAACCAGTAATAAAAATGCATTCGGAGATAAGCAAGCCTTTAATGCTAAGACCTTACTATTATCATTGCCTAAAATGGTTTTACCTATGATATTATATGCAATAGGTCATTATGCATATAGTCCTTATGCGGGATATGCTCTTGTAACTGTTGCAGGCATTGCGGGGTTTGCATTTAAAGATGCAGTTTTTAATAAAATAGAAAGTATTTATAGAACAGAGAAGTATAAAACGATCTGGGCATACAAACAAAAAAAATAA
- a CDS encoding ABC transporter ATP-binding protein, with translation MISVHNLTKTYTGNTVLNIESLEIQKGKSFGLVGNNGAGKTTLFSAILDLIQPTTGYIENKGIKVSESEEWKSVTSAFIDETFLIGYLTAEEYFYFIGELRGQNKADVDALLSGFEDFFHGEILGQKKYLRDLSKGNQKKAGIVAALIGNPEVIVLDEPFANLDPTTQIRLKKIIKELSTDPNITVLVSSHDLMHVTEVCERIVVLDKGEVVKDLSTSEETLKELEAHFGS, from the coding sequence ATGATATCAGTACATAACCTAACTAAAACATATACCGGAAATACCGTACTTAATATTGAATCTCTAGAAATACAGAAAGGAAAGAGTTTTGGCCTGGTGGGTAATAACGGAGCAGGAAAAACAACTTTATTTAGTGCGATATTAGATCTTATTCAACCTACAACGGGATATATCGAAAATAAAGGAATTAAAGTTAGTGAAAGTGAAGAATGGAAATCGGTTACTTCAGCATTTATTGATGAGACGTTCTTGATAGGATACCTTACTGCAGAAGAGTATTTTTATTTTATAGGAGAACTTCGTGGGCAAAATAAAGCCGATGTAGATGCATTATTATCTGGTTTTGAAGACTTTTTTCATGGTGAGATTTTGGGGCAAAAAAAATATTTAAGAGATCTCTCTAAAGGAAACCAGAAAAAGGCGGGTATTGTTGCGGCACTTATTGGTAATCCAGAAGTAATTGTTCTAGATGAGCCTTTTGCGAATTTGGATCCAACGACACAAATTCGCTTAAAAAAAATAATTAAAGAACTATCTACAGATCCAAATATCACCGTTTTGGTATCTAGTCATGACCTAATGCATGTTACCGAAGTATGCGAGCGAATTGTAGTGCTGGATAAAGGAGAAGTAGTAAAGGATCTTTCAACATCTGAAGAGACTCTAAAAGAACTCGAAGCACATTTTGGTTCGTAA
- a CDS encoding helix-turn-helix domain-containing protein, producing the protein MSTIRYFLLIQSLTILFISGGIFFKHSKKLKSWTIAFFSGIFGLEILVFLYGTSKLSVVYPQFLGWFYFDMGFLYGPFLWFHFQSFIHDKNKYSKIDGLHFITFIIIYILIIDILMLPSEERLQYMRERFMDQIMPINYARAIHQLLYAIAVIYITIKNRAKLSSNVIVYLFTLAIIYICSTLIISFLTLFADGWRQFAYYYLFNNIMIFVVGIILYTNPQFLKEIKKKYSNSTLDHDDMVQIQKKINALFIHDSIFLKNDLTIGYLAKELNVKPYQISQTFSEFIKENFNDYVNKHRVMYSQKLLKDTAYNIYKIEAIATESGFNNKVTFYKAFTKHTATTPSKYRNLNKKRVKNNLS; encoded by the coding sequence ATGAGCACCATAAGGTATTTTCTTCTTATACAGTCACTTACAATTCTTTTTATTTCGGGAGGCATTTTCTTTAAACATTCTAAAAAGCTAAAAAGCTGGACTATTGCTTTTTTTTCGGGAATATTTGGTTTGGAAATATTAGTATTTCTTTATGGAACCAGTAAGCTATCTGTAGTCTATCCTCAATTTTTAGGATGGTTTTATTTTGATATGGGCTTTCTTTATGGTCCTTTTTTATGGTTTCATTTTCAATCTTTTATTCATGACAAAAACAAATATTCAAAAATTGATGGTTTACATTTTATAACCTTCATAATTATATATATACTCATAATAGATATTTTGATGTTACCTAGTGAAGAACGTTTACAATACATGAGAGAGCGTTTTATGGATCAAATTATGCCTATAAATTACGCTAGGGCCATTCATCAACTATTATATGCAATTGCCGTTATTTATATAACCATAAAAAACAGGGCAAAGCTATCATCAAATGTAATAGTGTACTTATTTACACTTGCGATTATATACATCTGTTCTACTCTAATTATTTCATTCCTTACTTTGTTCGCTGATGGCTGGCGTCAATTTGCTTACTATTATTTGTTTAATAATATCATGATTTTTGTTGTCGGGATTATTCTCTATACAAATCCTCAATTTCTGAAAGAAATTAAAAAAAAATACTCGAACTCTACATTAGATCATGACGATATGGTTCAAATTCAAAAGAAAATTAATGCTCTGTTTATTCATGATTCTATATTTCTAAAAAACGATCTTACCATTGGATATTTGGCCAAAGAACTTAATGTGAAACCTTATCAAATTTCACAGACTTTTTCTGAATTCATTAAAGAAAATTTTAATGATTACGTAAACAAACACAGGGTAATGTATTCTCAAAAACTATTGAAAGACACTGCATACAATATTTATAAAATAGAAGCTATTGCTACAGAGTCGGGTTTTAACAATAAGGTCACCTTTTATAAGGCTTTTACTAAACACACGGCTACTACACCTTCTAAGTATCGGAACCTGAATAAAAAAAGAGTAAAGAATAATTTAAGTTAA
- a CDS encoding tetratricopeptide repeat protein, with protein sequence MGRKLLKIALILLLAIVGFACSRKKDKFINRTWHDVTTKNNTLYNGRLAFDIGKEDIVQSYKDNFWELLPVERMIISEDVRLPNEVLNKNFDRAEEKAVKAIQKHSMLIDNKERNPKIDEAFLLLGKARYFEQRFVPALEAFNYILYKYPTSNTINHAKVWRAKTNLRLDNNDKAIEDLTRMIEQEFMKPQDYADAIAMMAQAYINLERKDSAVTYITKAAVHTRKNEEKGRYLYIKGQLLNELGYKDSANYAFDQVIALNRKAPRKYMMNAYMAKARNFNYENGNKEEFLELLADLEKNRENRPFLDKIYNQKAVYFKTLDSIDLAVAYYNKSLRTKSEDKYLESLNYYTLGDISFDRKEYAISGAYYDSTLQRMIVDSKRYRVLKKKRDNLEDVILYEGIAKTNDSILTILAMSPEQRITYYAEYTNTLKTKAIEEEKAAEIARIKDNLPVEQRYRQPGSGFGTDTKGPSVEGGTFYFYNQTTVAYGKTAFKRTYGNRELQDNWRVSSISNPGAVSTIEKEKKDEYSIDTDPTFDPQTYIAQLPTDPSAIDSLQTDRNFAYYQLGVIYKEKFQEYGLAIDKFENLLQSNPEKRLIIPSKYNLYKIYLAQGNTSRSNAMMQDIINNHGESRYAKILQNPDEALKDDENSPKFIYNRLYRDFQNQKYASVIKESDEMIIKFGGDEDFLPKFELLKAQAIGRYRGFEAYKEALNYVSLNYPQSPEGKKAQVIYQVTIPQIQDNAFLTNIDEQNNHKLIYAFSTFGDNQAQALKEQIEAIIKELRYEKMKVSLDVYNKDQQFVVVHTNGSRLAAEGFGELLSLGKTEDTRGVDLTKWNRKKKYYEKVEATYFTIASPNYRVLQIHKNLEEYAQSEPELETE encoded by the coding sequence TTGGGCAGAAAATTATTAAAGATCGCGCTGATATTGCTTTTGGCAATTGTAGGATTTGCTTGTTCTCGTAAAAAGGACAAGTTTATAAATCGTACATGGCATGATGTTACGACAAAAAATAATACGCTATATAATGGCCGATTGGCTTTTGATATAGGTAAGGAAGATATCGTTCAGTCTTATAAAGACAATTTCTGGGAGTTACTACCGGTAGAAAGGATGATTATAAGTGAAGATGTTAGACTTCCTAACGAAGTACTTAATAAAAACTTTGATAGAGCAGAGGAGAAAGCAGTAAAAGCAATCCAAAAGCATAGTATGCTTATTGATAATAAGGAACGTAATCCTAAAATCGATGAAGCATTTTTGCTATTAGGTAAAGCTCGTTATTTTGAACAACGTTTTGTGCCGGCATTAGAAGCTTTTAACTACATCTTATATAAATATCCCACAAGTAATACGATCAATCATGCCAAAGTATGGAGAGCCAAAACTAATCTTCGCCTTGATAATAATGATAAAGCAATAGAGGATCTTACCAGAATGATCGAACAGGAGTTTATGAAACCCCAGGATTATGCCGATGCTATAGCTATGATGGCTCAAGCATATATTAACTTAGAAAGAAAAGACTCTGCTGTTACTTATATTACCAAAGCTGCCGTTCATACCAGAAAGAATGAAGAGAAAGGCAGATATCTCTATATAAAAGGACAATTACTAAATGAATTAGGCTATAAGGATAGTGCAAATTATGCGTTTGATCAGGTTATTGCACTCAATAGAAAAGCGCCCAGAAAATACATGATGAATGCCTATATGGCAAAAGCTCGAAATTTTAATTATGAGAATGGTAATAAGGAAGAGTTTCTTGAATTATTAGCCGATCTTGAAAAAAATCGAGAAAATCGACCGTTTTTAGATAAAATATACAACCAAAAAGCAGTTTATTTTAAAACCTTGGATTCTATTGATCTGGCTGTAGCATATTATAATAAATCATTACGAACAAAGTCTGAAGATAAATACTTAGAATCCCTTAATTATTATACTCTGGGAGATATTAGTTTTGATAGAAAAGAGTATGCTATCTCTGGAGCGTATTATGATAGCACACTTCAGCGAATGATTGTAGATTCAAAACGGTATAGGGTATTAAAGAAAAAGAGAGATAATCTTGAAGATGTTATTTTATACGAAGGTATTGCCAAGACAAATGACAGTATTCTTACTATTTTGGCCATGTCACCAGAGCAGAGAATAACATATTATGCAGAGTATACCAATACGTTAAAAACAAAAGCTATAGAAGAAGAAAAAGCTGCAGAAATTGCCAGAATAAAGGATAACTTGCCTGTAGAACAAAGGTATAGACAGCCAGGTTCTGGATTTGGAACAGATACTAAAGGACCAAGTGTAGAAGGAGGAACTTTTTATTTCTATAACCAAACTACTGTAGCTTATGGTAAAACTGCATTTAAAAGAACATATGGAAACAGAGAGTTACAAGACAATTGGAGAGTTTCGAGTATTTCTAATCCAGGTGCTGTTTCTACAATAGAGAAAGAGAAAAAGGATGAATACTCTATCGATACCGATCCAACATTTGATCCACAAACCTATATTGCTCAATTACCAACCGATCCTTCAGCTATAGATAGTCTTCAAACTGATCGTAATTTTGCCTATTATCAACTTGGCGTTATATATAAAGAAAAATTTCAGGAATATGGTTTAGCTATAGATAAATTCGAAAATCTATTGCAGAGTAATCCCGAAAAACGATTAATTATTCCTTCTAAATATAATTTGTACAAAATCTATTTGGCGCAAGGAAACACCTCGAGATCCAATGCAATGATGCAGGATATTATTAATAATCATGGAGAATCGAGATATGCCAAAATTCTTCAGAATCCTGATGAAGCATTAAAGGATGATGAAAACAGCCCTAAATTTATATATAATAGGTTGTATAGAGATTTTCAGAATCAAAAATATGCGTCTGTAATAAAAGAAAGCGATGAGATGATTATAAAATTTGGCGGAGATGAAGATTTTTTACCCAAATTCGAATTATTAAAAGCACAGGCGATAGGACGATATAGAGGATTTGAAGCGTATAAAGAAGCACTTAATTATGTGTCTCTTAATTACCCTCAAAGCCCAGAAGGTAAAAAAGCACAGGTGATCTACCAGGTTACGATTCCGCAAATTCAGGATAATGCATTTTTGACCAATATAGACGAGCAGAATAACCATAAGTTGATTTATGCATTTTCTACTTTTGGAGACAATCAAGCACAAGCATTAAAAGAACAAATAGAAGCCATTATTAAAGAACTTCGATATGAGAAGATGAAAGTTTCCTTAGATGTATATAATAAAGATCAACAATTTGTAGTTGTACATACAAACGGAAGTAGATTAGCAGCAGAAGGATTTGGAGAATTATTGTCTTTGGGTAAAACCGAAGACACCCGTGGTGTAGATTTAACAAAGTGGAACAGGAAAAAGAAATATTATGAAAAAGTAGAGGCTACGTATTTTACGATAGCATCTCCGAATTATCGAGTGCTTCAGATTCATAAAAATCTTGAAGAATATGCTCAATCAGAACCAGAATTAGAAACCGAATAA
- a CDS encoding bactofilin family protein, which produces MFSDNKKGRDYGNTTDFSRNQNKISEGTKIIGDVISEGGFRIEGTIEGTFKTTGKVVVGTSGFIKGTLECSDADFEGKFSGTLNVSNTLSLKPTAHIEGEVTVGKLAVEPGANFNASCSMKGNVKSLSKPSEQKPSQSQTTQGQGKSA; this is translated from the coding sequence ATGTTTTCAGACAATAAAAAAGGAAGAGACTACGGCAATACGACCGATTTCTCTCGTAACCAAAACAAAATCTCAGAAGGAACTAAAATCATAGGAGATGTTATTTCTGAAGGAGGTTTTAGAATTGAAGGTACTATCGAAGGAACTTTTAAAACTACTGGCAAAGTAGTAGTAGGAACATCAGGCTTTATTAAAGGTACGTTAGAGTGCTCTGATGCAGATTTCGAAGGTAAGTTCTCAGGAACTCTTAACGTATCAAATACCTTATCTTTAAAACCAACGGCACATATCGAAGGCGAAGTTACTGTAGGTAAATTGGCTGTTGAACCAGGAGCAAACTTTAATGCATCTTGTTCTATGAAAGGTAATGTGAAATCTTTGAGTAAGCCTAGTGAACAGAAACCTTCACAATCGCAAACAACACAAGGACAAGGAAAATCAGCTTAG
- a CDS encoding AtpZ/AtpI family protein yields MKNNNRGKKTFNKYIALTGIAFQMGATIFLCAYAGKKLDAYYELDKQWFTMGFILFGVTASIYLVIKQLNRINKSD; encoded by the coding sequence TTGAAAAATAATAATCGAGGTAAGAAAACCTTTAATAAATATATTGCCCTTACAGGAATAGCTTTCCAAATGGGAGCTACCATATTCCTGTGTGCTTACGCCGGAAAAAAACTAGATGCCTATTATGAATTGGATAAACAATGGTTTACCATGGGATTTATACTCTTTGGAGTAACCGCATCTATATACTTGGTGATTAAGCAACTCAATCGGATTAATAAATCTGATTGA
- the atpB gene encoding F0F1 ATP synthase subunit A yields MQKRTVVKILLIFSLVFTTGNLFAKESEKKENEGEGGLKERIKEFVDHHLQDSYDFTLFSDEEANKHYGFPLPVILWDNGLKVFSSSKFHHGESVAEVDGNHYKLYHSKIYKTDASGTINYDEDHHATNAKPLDFSITKNVVSMLLISLLMFFMFRSLAKSYKKNNGIPTGVGRFLEPLVLFIRDDIAIPNIGEHKYKKYMSFLLTVFFFIWFLNLLGMTPLGVNVTGNIAVTFALALIVFLITNLTANKNYWGHIFWMPGVPTFMKVVLAPIELLGVFIKPFSLMIRLYANMTAGHVVLMSIIGMIFIFKNWIGSPLSFGLAFALSILELLVAALQAYIFTMLSALYFGMANEEAHH; encoded by the coding sequence ATGCAAAAACGTACTGTAGTTAAAATTTTATTGATTTTTAGTCTGGTCTTTACGACAGGAAACTTATTCGCCAAAGAATCCGAGAAAAAGGAAAATGAAGGAGAAGGAGGTTTAAAAGAACGAATCAAAGAATTTGTAGATCATCACCTTCAAGACTCTTATGATTTTACATTGTTTTCTGATGAAGAAGCAAACAAGCATTATGGCTTTCCTTTGCCTGTGATTTTATGGGATAATGGACTAAAAGTTTTTTCTTCCTCTAAATTTCACCACGGTGAATCTGTTGCCGAAGTTGATGGTAATCACTATAAGTTATACCATTCAAAAATTTATAAAACAGATGCATCAGGTACGATCAATTATGATGAAGATCACCATGCTACCAATGCAAAACCACTTGATTTTTCTATTACCAAAAATGTTGTAAGTATGCTATTGATTAGTCTACTTATGTTTTTTATGTTTAGAAGTCTTGCTAAATCATATAAGAAAAATAACGGTATCCCTACAGGAGTAGGACGTTTCTTAGAGCCTTTGGTTTTGTTTATAAGAGATGATATAGCTATTCCTAATATTGGAGAACATAAATATAAGAAGTACATGAGCTTTTTGCTTACCGTTTTCTTCTTTATTTGGTTTTTAAACCTTTTAGGAATGACTCCTCTGGGAGTTAATGTTACAGGAAATATTGCGGTAACTTTTGCATTGGCATTAATTGTATTTCTAATTACTAATTTAACAGCGAATAAAAATTATTGGGGTCACATTTTCTGGATGCCAGGTGTGCCAACTTTTATGAAAGTTGTTTTAGCGCCAATAGAATTGTTAGGAGTTTTTATCAAGCCATTTTCATTAATGATTCGTTTATATGCGAACATGACTGCAGGTCACGTAGTACTAATGAGTATTATTGGAATGATATTCATATTTAAAAACTGGATCGGTAGTCCATTATCATTTGGATTAGCTTTTGCGTTATCAATATTAGAATTATTGGTTGCAGCATTACAAGCTTATATATTTACGATGTTGTCTGCGCTATACTTTGGTATGGCAAATGAAGAGGCACATCACTAG
- the atpE gene encoding ATP synthase F0 subunit C: MEIPNIVGAGLIVIGAGIGIGRIGGQAMDAIARQPEASGKIQTAMLIAAALIEGIGFAALFAA; the protein is encoded by the coding sequence ATGGAAATTCCAAATATTGTTGGAGCAGGTTTAATCGTAATCGGAGCTGGTATTGGTATCGGTAGAATCGGTGGACAGGCGATGGACGCTATCGCTCGTCAACCAGAAGCTTCTGGTAAAATCCAAACAGCTATGCTTATTGCAGCAGCACTTATTGAAGGTATTGGATTTGCAGCGTTATTCGCAGCTTAA